The following proteins are encoded in a genomic region of Terriglobia bacterium:
- a CDS encoding glycosyltransferase family 2 protein, with protein sequence MVKYRLQASYRVRMRHTYALIIPALNEAESIGRVLGRVPWGLFYQVIVADNGSLDQTAEVAAATGAEVVREPRRGYGQACLGGLRQVQPCVTAIAFMDADLSDHPEDLESMVRCFDEDTWDLVLGSRTLGNPEPGSLTALQRFGNWFSTRLISIMWHVRFTDLGPMRIIRRHSLAQLDLRDRTYGWTVEMQARAAKLGLRVCELPVRYSRRLHGQSKVSGTISGSVRAGMKILWTILRCSLLPLQASSPER encoded by the coding sequence ATGGTAAAATACCGCCTTCAGGCATCCTATCGGGTTCGCATGCGCCACACCTATGCCCTTATTATTCCCGCCCTGAATGAGGCCGAGTCCATTGGCCGCGTTCTAGGCCGCGTCCCCTGGGGACTGTTTTACCAGGTCATCGTGGCAGATAACGGAAGCCTGGATCAGACGGCCGAAGTGGCCGCCGCTACTGGGGCCGAAGTCGTGCGTGAGCCAAGGCGCGGATACGGCCAGGCTTGCCTGGGCGGCCTACGCCAGGTCCAGCCTTGCGTAACAGCCATTGCCTTTATGGACGCGGACCTTTCGGACCATCCCGAAGACCTCGAGTCGATGGTCCGCTGCTTTGATGAGGACACGTGGGACCTGGTACTGGGTTCGCGCACCCTTGGCAATCCGGAACCGGGATCGCTTACGGCGCTCCAGCGTTTTGGAAACTGGTTTTCGACACGGCTGATCTCCATCATGTGGCACGTTCGTTTCACCGACCTCGGCCCCATGCGCATCATTCGCCGCCATTCCCTGGCGCAACTCGACTTGCGAGACCGGACGTACGGTTGGACTGTGGAGATGCAGGCACGGGCTGCCAAGCTGGGCCTTAGAGTATGCGAGCTCCCCGTCCGCTATAGCCGGCGTTTGCACGGCCAGTCAAAAGTTTCCGGCACCATTTCTGGCAGTGTTCGCGCCGGCATGAAAATCCTTTGGACAATTCTGCGTTGCTCTCTCTTGCCGTTACAGGCCTCGTCGCCCGAAAGGTAA
- a CDS encoding acyloxyacyl hydrolase, whose product MQKLSILQGLALAGLVWASAPFVAFSQGASTSDLSTPTQAAQPSQPEAEPYWTSHGRLTLGLQLGFGVENDIPHNVSHINFIFAAPEIGFIAWDSPHSRLPLKRFELISQQMLGGSAHPGGSLIGTSLVMRFGFKPVGRVAPYFDAGSGPVHTTINENASEITGHTQFLSQGGVGLQYFVGAQRAVVFEYHYFHMSNAGLEQPNHGFNGSMFTVGFRWLRWPHL is encoded by the coding sequence ATGCAAAAACTGTCCATTTTGCAAGGCCTTGCCCTGGCGGGATTAGTCTGGGCGAGTGCGCCTTTCGTGGCTTTCAGCCAGGGCGCCTCCACGAGCGATCTCTCAACCCCAACCCAGGCTGCTCAGCCTTCCCAGCCTGAAGCGGAACCCTACTGGACCAGCCACGGAAGGCTCACATTGGGCCTCCAGTTGGGGTTTGGAGTTGAGAACGATATCCCGCACAACGTTTCGCACATCAACTTCATTTTCGCAGCGCCCGAGATCGGGTTCATCGCCTGGGATTCTCCGCACTCCCGGCTTCCGCTGAAACGCTTTGAGCTGATCAGCCAGCAGATGCTTGGCGGTTCCGCGCATCCCGGCGGAAGCCTGATCGGAACGTCGCTGGTGATGCGCTTCGGATTCAAACCCGTGGGCAGGGTGGCGCCATACTTCGATGCCGGGTCGGGACCCGTGCACACCACCATCAACGAGAATGCGTCTGAAATCACAGGGCACACGCAGTTTCTTTCGCAAGGCGGGGTGGGACTTCAGTACTTTGTAGGCGCGCAACGGGCCGTGGTGTTTGAATATCATTATTTCCACATGTCGAATGCCGGGCTCGAGCAACCGAACCATGGATTCAATGGCAGCATGTTCACCGTCGGCTTTCGTTGGCTCCGCTGGCCACACCTCTGA
- the dnaJ gene encoding molecular chaperone DnaJ: protein MNQKRDYYEVLGVGRGVTDQEIKSAYRRLALQHHPDRNPGNKEEAEERFKEITEAYSVLADSDKRAAYDRFGFAGVGGAGGGAPDFSSTIFSGLEDLFGSFFDLEELFGQGRGRRVRAERGADLRYEMEISFEEAASGLDTKIKIPRSESCPSCHGSGSRNGSQMAACAACGGRGQVRYSQGFFTVSRTCPQCRGTGQVNRDPCPDCHGEGRVRREKVLGIKVPAGVDDGTRLRISGEGEAGRHGGPPGDLYVALKVRPHPYFERRGEDLYVRIPLSITQAALGTDIKVPTLRGQEKLKVPEGTQPGAVFRLRGHGMPVLNGRGHGNLYVLVDVIIPHRLSREQRRTLESLAPSVEVENKPVERASSEKVKDVFG from the coding sequence GTGAATCAGAAGCGGGATTACTACGAAGTCCTGGGCGTTGGCCGTGGGGTAACGGACCAGGAAATCAAGAGCGCCTACCGTCGCCTCGCGCTTCAGCACCACCCCGACCGCAATCCCGGCAACAAAGAAGAAGCCGAAGAGCGCTTCAAAGAGATTACGGAAGCCTACAGCGTGCTTGCGGACTCTGACAAGCGCGCGGCGTATGACCGTTTCGGTTTTGCGGGCGTGGGCGGCGCCGGAGGAGGAGCGCCCGATTTCTCCTCGACGATCTTTTCCGGACTCGAGGATTTGTTCGGGTCTTTCTTCGATCTGGAAGAGCTTTTTGGCCAGGGCAGAGGGCGGCGTGTCCGCGCCGAGCGGGGCGCTGATCTCCGCTACGAAATGGAGATTTCTTTCGAGGAGGCAGCCTCCGGACTCGACACCAAGATCAAAATTCCTCGCAGCGAGAGCTGCCCAAGCTGCCATGGCTCCGGTTCAAGAAATGGCTCGCAGATGGCTGCCTGCGCTGCGTGCGGAGGGCGGGGCCAGGTCCGTTATTCGCAGGGCTTTTTCACCGTTTCGAGGACTTGCCCGCAGTGCCGTGGTACCGGCCAGGTGAATCGTGATCCCTGCCCCGACTGCCACGGCGAAGGGCGCGTGAGGCGCGAGAAAGTTCTGGGGATCAAGGTTCCGGCTGGCGTGGATGACGGCACCCGGCTACGAATTTCGGGCGAGGGGGAGGCGGGGCGCCACGGGGGCCCGCCGGGAGATCTCTATGTGGCCTTGAAGGTGCGTCCCCATCCTTATTTTGAGCGCCGAGGCGAAGACCTTTACGTCAGGATTCCGCTGTCCATCACCCAGGCTGCCCTGGGAACAGACATCAAGGTGCCGACGCTACGTGGACAGGAGAAGTTGAAGGTCCCTGAAGGAACACAGCCGGGAGCAGTGTTTCGACTGCGCGGCCACGGCATGCCGGTCTTGAACGGGCGCGGCCACGGCAACCTTTACGTTCTGGTTGACGTGATCATCCCTCACAGGCTGTCCCGCGAGCAGCGCCGGACGCTGGAATCACTGGCGCCATCGGTGGAAGTGGAGAACAAACCTGTGGAACGTGCATCCTCCGAAAAAGTCAAAGACGTGTTCGGATAA
- the grpE gene encoding nucleotide exchange factor GrpE, protein MTDEKDLTEEPESRADMHRNHPAQPGAENVPGLPADLAAAYRQVLEDKKELFDRLVRKQAELENVRKRVEREKEDFLQHATMGIIRALLPTLDALERGLKHREEDVPDKFYSGMELIHRELLEVLKRAGLTPVESEGATFDPHVHQAVETVETDKFGDQAVVEELQRGYKLKQRLLRPAIVKVAVAPAGKRASPKGDER, encoded by the coding sequence ATGACAGACGAGAAGGACCTTACCGAAGAACCCGAATCGCGCGCGGATATGCACAGGAATCACCCTGCGCAGCCCGGCGCCGAAAATGTGCCAGGCCTTCCAGCCGATCTGGCCGCCGCCTACCGCCAGGTGCTGGAAGACAAAAAGGAGCTGTTTGATCGCCTGGTCCGGAAGCAGGCCGAGCTTGAAAACGTGCGCAAGCGGGTCGAGCGCGAGAAGGAGGATTTTCTTCAGCATGCAACGATGGGAATCATTCGCGCGTTGCTTCCCACGCTTGACGCTCTTGAACGAGGCCTGAAGCACCGCGAGGAGGATGTTCCGGATAAGTTTTACTCAGGGATGGAATTGATCCATCGCGAACTGCTCGAGGTGCTGAAAAGGGCGGGGCTTACGCCGGTTGAGAGCGAAGGGGCGACCTTCGATCCGCATGTCCATCAGGCGGTCGAAACGGTAGAGACGGACAAGTTCGGTGACCAGGCGGTGGTCGAGGAACTCCAGCGCGGGTACAAATTGAAGCAGCGGCTGCTGCGGCCTGCCATTGTGAAGGTTGCGGTTGCGCCAGCGGGAAAAAGAGCGTCTCCTAAAGGGGATGAGCGATAG
- the hrcA gene encoding heat-inducible transcriptional repressor HrcA — MRSEPNFEQRRREVLSAIVQNYIARGLPVGSKTVARETGESLSPATVRSVMAQLESEGFLEQPHTSAGRVPTDKAYRYYVDRLMRIAQLTPALAKFIEESLSGDEVPNDQLMARASHVLSEVSSHVGLVLGPALEEKLLEHVKFIRLPDCRVLVVIVSKPNLIENKVLRLDEDISQEELDRSAAYLNAEFRGWSLRTIRLEIFKKIEEARELFDHLLRSVARLLMEGALGHDELAPLFVEGTARILEQPEFEDARKIRQLLLAFEEKARLIEILGSFLHSASLGVQVVIGKENPADEMRHCALVMAPLRYGSRIVGALGVVGPTRMEYDRAVTTVEYVAHLCSRLLSVN, encoded by the coding sequence ATGCGATCAGAACCAAACTTCGAACAAAGGCGCCGTGAAGTTTTGTCGGCGATCGTGCAAAACTACATCGCCAGGGGACTGCCTGTGGGGTCAAAAACGGTGGCACGTGAAACCGGGGAATCTCTGAGCCCTGCCACGGTCCGCAGCGTGATGGCGCAACTCGAAAGCGAGGGATTTCTGGAGCAGCCGCACACCTCCGCGGGCCGGGTCCCCACGGACAAGGCCTACCGGTACTACGTAGATCGCCTGATGCGGATAGCGCAGTTGACTCCTGCGCTGGCAAAGTTCATTGAAGAGAGTCTCAGCGGCGATGAGGTGCCAAACGATCAATTGATGGCCAGGGCCTCACACGTGCTTTCAGAGGTTTCGAGCCATGTGGGGCTGGTGCTGGGGCCGGCCCTCGAAGAGAAGCTGCTGGAGCACGTCAAATTCATCAGGCTCCCCGATTGCCGGGTATTGGTGGTGATCGTTTCGAAGCCGAATTTGATTGAAAACAAGGTGCTGCGGCTGGACGAAGACATCAGCCAGGAAGAATTGGATCGCAGCGCGGCCTATCTGAATGCCGAGTTTCGGGGATGGTCACTGAGGACCATCCGGCTGGAGATCTTTAAGAAAATCGAGGAAGCCCGTGAACTCTTTGATCACCTTTTGCGCAGCGTGGCCCGCCTGCTGATGGAAGGCGCGCTCGGGCACGACGAACTCGCGCCTCTGTTTGTTGAAGGCACGGCGCGAATCCTCGAGCAGCCTGAGTTTGAGGACGCGCGCAAAATCCGGCAACTGCTGCTGGCCTTCGAGGAGAAAGCCCGGTTGATCGAGATTCTGGGGTCGTTCCTGCATTCTGCGAGCCTGGGTGTGCAGGTTGTGATTGGGAAAGAAAACCCCGCCGATGAGATGCGGCATTGCGCCCTGGTGATGGCGCCGTTGAGGTATGGGTCAAGGATTGTAGGTGCTCTGGGAGTGGTTGGTCCTACGCGGATGGAATACGACCGGGCGGTGACAACCGTCGAGTACGTCGCCCACCTTTGTAGCCGGCTGTTGAGTGTCAATTGA
- a CDS encoding ABC transporter permease encodes MLHDLIYRLRALLRRDSMEAELDKELRAHVEQQAEKYVQAGMSPEEAARRARLEFGGIEQVKEDCRESWGVRIVSELAQDLRYGARQLRRNPGFTTVAVLTLALGIGANTAMFSFLDAVVMRVLPYPQPGELVAIYQQRRGGGTESTQVPLSALNVVDLQKDSQGFQEISYYHWERPFLGTPKSAEYLVGAAISPEFLKLLGVDPILGRAFAPSEFEPGNDRVALLGYDFWQRQFGGRRDIIGQTIQMDGKPYTVLGVMPKGFYFVMDVDTNVLTPLALSSEDLSERERSSHTLSVVGRLSPGVTLASAQAEMDSAAVRLAKQYPSANQGWGLKVRSLLSTYYRQSVPESLLAIAAATLLVLLIGCVNVANLLLARSSVRQKEIAVRAALGAGRKRIVRQLLMESLLLALAGGLAGIFVGWIGVDLLALAANHYPVPGRQGIALNDSAFIFCLSLSVITAVIFGLVPSLRATKVDLNGSLKEAAAAVTTTAGRSKVGGRFIVAEIALAVALVTAAGLLIRTSTNLLNADLGFDPDHVLTFDTAFPPYKYKTGIQESEHVEEILARLRALPGVTDAAGFIPGGRLVFRQEGQPPPAPGQEPSADAEAVLPGFMHTLRATLIAGRELTQADTASAPPVAIVNESFARVYFPNVNPVRRQIVPLSQIYGYENPNAPPQPILIVGVIKDIFLRGPVLSKGPRIYLPYSQYPAQHGMIFVLRTAVQPMSLVPTVRAAVRSVDSEVALLGFDRMRHDVASWEHVWLPMTAVSIFAGLALLLSAVGISGVISYSVAQRTHEIGIRMALGAERRDVLRMVIGQGLRLALIGVAFGVAGALALTRFLASLLYGVTPTDPVTFIAVSLILIAVALAACYIPARRAANVDPMTALRHE; translated from the coding sequence GTGCTCCACGATCTAATTTACCGGTTGCGGGCTCTCTTGCGGCGCGATTCCATGGAAGCGGAGTTGGACAAGGAACTGCGCGCGCACGTCGAACAGCAGGCGGAGAAGTATGTCCAGGCAGGGATGTCTCCGGAGGAGGCGGCACGGCGAGCACGGCTCGAATTCGGCGGCATCGAGCAGGTCAAAGAAGATTGCCGTGAAAGTTGGGGCGTGCGCATCGTCAGTGAACTCGCACAAGACCTTCGCTACGGCGCGCGCCAGCTTCGCCGCAACCCCGGATTCACGACGGTGGCGGTATTGACCCTGGCCCTTGGAATTGGGGCGAATACCGCGATGTTCAGCTTCCTTGACGCTGTGGTGATGCGGGTGCTCCCCTACCCACAGCCCGGCGAGCTGGTTGCCATTTATCAACAGCGTCGTGGCGGGGGAACGGAATCCACCCAGGTCCCGTTGTCTGCGTTGAACGTCGTTGACTTACAAAAGGATAGCCAAGGGTTTCAAGAGATCAGCTACTACCATTGGGAGCGTCCTTTTCTGGGCACTCCCAAGTCGGCGGAGTATCTGGTCGGCGCCGCGATCTCACCAGAGTTTCTCAAGCTTCTCGGCGTCGACCCGATCTTGGGCCGTGCTTTTGCACCGAGTGAGTTCGAACCCGGCAATGACCGTGTGGCCTTGCTCGGATATGATTTCTGGCAGCGGCAATTTGGGGGTCGACGCGACATCATCGGCCAGACGATCCAAATGGACGGCAAGCCCTATACAGTTCTGGGTGTTATGCCCAAGGGATTTTACTTCGTAATGGACGTGGACACCAATGTATTGACCCCGCTCGCGCTGAGCTCGGAAGATTTGTCCGAGCGCGAGCGATCGAGTCACACGTTGAGCGTTGTGGGACGTCTAAGTCCTGGTGTGACGCTGGCGAGCGCGCAGGCGGAAATGGACTCCGCCGCAGTTCGCCTAGCGAAACAGTATCCAAGTGCAAACCAAGGATGGGGATTGAAGGTCAGGTCGCTGCTCTCCACTTATTACCGCCAGTCAGTCCCAGAGTCGCTGCTAGCCATTGCGGCCGCTACGCTCCTTGTGCTTCTGATCGGCTGCGTCAATGTGGCAAATCTGCTGCTGGCCCGCTCCTCCGTCCGCCAGAAGGAAATCGCCGTTCGAGCGGCGTTAGGTGCCGGACGGAAGCGAATCGTCCGCCAACTGCTGATGGAGAGCCTTCTGCTGGCCCTCGCTGGGGGTCTGGCTGGAATTTTTGTCGGGTGGATCGGAGTCGATTTACTCGCGCTCGCCGCAAACCACTACCCGGTTCCTGGCCGACAAGGCATTGCGTTGAACGATTCGGCGTTTATCTTCTGCTTGAGCCTTTCAGTGATCACGGCTGTGATTTTCGGGCTTGTACCGTCGCTCCGCGCAACAAAGGTAGACTTGAACGGATCACTGAAGGAAGCTGCCGCCGCGGTCACAACGACAGCGGGACGAAGCAAGGTGGGCGGCCGGTTCATCGTCGCTGAGATTGCGCTCGCGGTGGCGCTGGTGACGGCTGCTGGCCTCCTGATACGCACGTCCACCAATCTCTTGAACGCAGATCTCGGCTTCGACCCCGACCATGTGCTGACGTTCGATACCGCCTTCCCGCCATACAAATACAAGACTGGCATTCAAGAGTCTGAACATGTCGAGGAAATCCTTGCTCGACTCCGCGCACTGCCAGGCGTTACGGATGCGGCTGGTTTCATCCCAGGCGGGAGGCTGGTCTTCAGACAGGAAGGGCAGCCGCCCCCTGCTCCCGGCCAAGAGCCAAGCGCTGACGCGGAGGCTGTTCTGCCTGGCTTCATGCACACGCTAAGGGCAACTTTGATCGCAGGGCGGGAGTTGACGCAAGCGGACACGGCCAGCGCGCCTCCCGTTGCCATCGTCAATGAGAGTTTTGCGCGAGTGTATTTCCCAAACGTCAATCCCGTGAGGCGGCAGATTGTACCTCTTTCGCAAATCTACGGATACGAAAACCCCAATGCGCCGCCCCAGCCTATCCTGATTGTCGGCGTTATCAAAGACATCTTCTTGCGTGGTCCAGTGCTCAGCAAAGGCCCGCGAATTTACCTTCCGTATTCCCAATATCCTGCCCAGCACGGAATGATCTTTGTCCTTCGGACTGCCGTCCAGCCGATGAGCTTGGTTCCGACCGTGCGAGCGGCGGTGCGATCCGTAGACAGCGAAGTGGCGCTCCTCGGTTTCGACCGGATGAGACATGATGTCGCTTCATGGGAACACGTATGGCTGCCCATGACCGCGGTCAGCATATTCGCGGGTCTGGCCTTGCTTCTTTCCGCAGTCGGGATTTCCGGCGTGATCTCTTATTCGGTCGCGCAGAGGACGCATGAAATCGGCATCCGCATGGCATTGGGCGCGGAAAGGCGGGACGTTCTCAGGATGGTGATCGGGCAGGGGCTCAGGCTGGCGTTGATCGGCGTGGCCTTCGGCGTTGCCGGAGCGCTGGCGCTTACAAGATTCCTCGCGAGCTTACTCTATGGCGTCACGCCTACCGACCCGGTCACGTTCATCGCCGTCTCGCTCATCCTCATCGCCGTCGCGCTCGCGGCCTGCTATATTCCCGCCCGCCGTGCGGCCAACGTCGATCCCATGACGGCCCTGCGACACGAATGA
- a CDS encoding PadR family transcriptional regulator codes for MTDSRIDLPQGTLDLLILKTLALEPQHGWAISERIQQISMDVVTIKQGSLYPALHRLERRGWIKAQWSMTKNSRHAKYYELTEAGRKQLEAEESAWRKLAAAVGRVLETA; via the coding sequence ATGACAGACAGCCGAATCGATCTGCCGCAGGGGACGCTCGACCTGTTAATCCTCAAGACGCTGGCTCTTGAACCGCAGCACGGCTGGGCGATTTCTGAGCGCATTCAGCAGATTTCAATGGACGTGGTGACCATCAAGCAGGGTTCTCTTTACCCGGCGCTGCATCGCCTCGAGCGGCGCGGATGGATCAAGGCCCAATGGTCCATGACGAAAAACAGCCGGCATGCGAAATATTACGAGTTAACGGAAGCCGGAAGAAAACAGCTTGAGGCCGAGGAAAGCGCCTGGCGCAAACTCGCGGCTGCGGTCGGCCGAGTGTTGGAAACAGCGTAG